The following DNA comes from Mesorhizobium sp. B2-1-8.
TGGGCATTGGGCACTGTCGGCGTGGTCGTCAACACCGACGTCTACAAGGGGCCGGCCGACAGCTGGGGCATCATCTTCAACACGCCGGACGAGCTCAAGGGCAAGGTCAACGTCGTTCCCGAGATGAATGACGTCATCTTCGCGGCGATCAAATATGTCGGTGGCCAGCAATGCACCGACGACAAGGCGGTTCTGAAGAAGGTGCGCGATACGCTTGTCGCGGCCAAGCCGAACTGGATCGCCATGGAGTACAACACCATCGAAAAGATGGGCGCCGGCGACTTCAAGGCAACCAGCGACTGGAACGGTTCGGCTCTGCGTCAACGCCTGGCCAATCCGGCCATCCACTACAATTATCCGAAGGAAGGCTATGGCCTGTGGAGCGATAACGTCGTCGTTCTCAAGGAAGCCAAGAACGTCGAGAACGCCAAGCTGTTCCAGAACTTCATCATGGATCCGGAAAACGCGGCGGGCCTCTCTGCCTTCCACCGTTACGCCAACGCCATCACCGGCTCGGACAAGTATATGCCGGCGGACATGAAGGACGCGCCGGAAGTCGTGATTCCAGCCGCCGCGAAGCCACAGGGCGAATTCCAGAAAATGTGCGCACCGGAAATCCAGGACATCTACACCAAGATCTGGACCGAACTGCAGAAGTAGTCACAGACACAAGGGACCCGGCGGCACCCGCCGCCGGGTCTTTTCTTTTCCGGGAATGGCCTTTCATGGACTCCTATCGCAACAGCGATCCGCGGCCGCCGATCATGCAGGGCTCGCCGTCCGCCATGGTGCCGCCCAGGCTCGATTGGGACCGGCCACCGTGGAACCGATGGGCTTTCCAGCATATCAGGGAAATTCTGCCGACCGCCGAAGTCTGGCGTGGCGCTGGTCACCGCCACCGCATCGAACGCGCCGAAGTCGATCTCGACGGGCTGGCGGTAGAAGACAGCGAGGGCAGGCCTTCGACACTCGCCGGCTTGCTCGACGAGACCTATACGGACGGCTTCCTGGTGCTCAAGGACGGCAGGATAGCCTATGAGCGCTATTTCAATGGCATGGACGAGCGCACGCTGCATCTGTCGCAGTCGATGGCGAAGTCCGTCACCGGCACGGTGTTCGGCATATTGGCCGGGCGCGGCCTGATCGATCCGGCCAGGCCGGTCACCGATTATTTGCCGGAACTCGGCGCCACCGGCTGGGCCGGCGCCAGCGTCCAGCATGTGCTTGATATGACCACCGGCGTGCGGTTCTCCGAGGAATACACCGACCGCTATTCCGACATCGGCCAAGTCGATGTCGCCACCGGCTGGAAGCCGGTGCCGCCGGGCAGCGATCCGGATTTCCGCTGGCCCTCGCACATGTTCGAGCTGATCCTGGGCTTGAAAGAGACCGTGCGCCCGCACGGCGCTCGGTTTGAATATCGCTCGATCGAGACGGACGTGCTCGCCTTCATCATGGAACGGGTGACCGGCAAGCGGCTGGCGCAGCTGGTTTCCGAGGAGCTCTGGCAAAAGCTCGGCGCGGATGAAAGCGCCTGCTTCACCGTGGACAGCGCTGGCTGTGCGCTGGCCGATGGCGGCTTCAACGCGACGCTGCGCGACTACGCCCGCTTTGGCCAGCTGATCCTCGACGATGGCGGTGGCATCGTGCCGGCCGACTGGATCGAGGCGACGCGCACTGGCAAGCATGGTCCGGATTTCTCCGCCAGCCTGCCCGATGGCAGCTATCGCAACCAGTTCTGGATCGAGAATTCCAGTTCGCGGGCACTGATGTGCCGTGGCGTGTTCGGACAGTTGATCCACATCGACTGGAACACAGGAATGGTGGTGGTGAAGCTGTCGACCTACCCGGATTTCAGCAACATGGCCTATTCCGTGGCAACGCTGAAGGCCGTGCACGCCATCGCCGCGGCGCTCGCCTAAACCTCAAGAAGAAAAAGACTGGAAGGAAACGCCATGACCGGCAAGACCGCGTTCGAGACACGATACGGATTCCGCCGTAACGAGGTGCTGCTCGGCAACTGGCGCGTGGGTCCGTTCAACCGGTGGTCGTTCCAGAATCTCGGCGAACTGGTGCCAACCGCCCGCGTGACGGCGCCGGCCGGTGTCGAGGCGCCGATGCGAGACCTCAGTGGCTTGCTCGGCGAGAAGGTCACGGTCGCGAGCGCACCGGAGACGGTGGCTGAATTCCTCCTGCGCTCCAGCACCGACGCGCTGACGGTGATGAAGGGCGGCAAGATCGTTGGCGACTGGTTCGCGCCGCATATGGATTTCGGCGCGCGCCACATCATCTTCTCGATCAGCAAGTCGGTGACCGCGATCATCGCCGGCATACTGGAAGGCGAGGGGGTGTTCGACCCTGAAGCGCCGGTGACGCATTACATTCCGGAAGCTGTGCGCTCGGCCTATGGCGATGCAAGCGTTCGGCATGTGCTCGACATGAGCGTCAGCCTCGATTTCGAGGAGGCCTATCTCGATCCGGAAAGCGCCTTCGCCCGCTATCGCCGCGCGACGCTGTGGAATCCCGGCGGCGGCACCGAAAGCCTGCGTGAATACATCCTGACCCTGCAGCGGCTTGCCGAGCCGCATGGCCAGACCTTCCGCTACCGCTCGCCCAATTCCGACCTGCTCGGCCTTCTCTTGGAACGCGCGTCAGGGCAGCGCTTCTGCGATTTGATGCGCAAAAAACTGTGGCTGCCGCTTGGCGCCGTCAGCGAGGCCTCCATCGGTGTCGACATGGAAGGCACGGCACGCACCGCCGGCGGCATTTCGGTGACGCCACGTGACCTGGCGCGCATCGGCGAGATGATGCGGCAGGGCGGCACAGCCAATGGCCGCCGCATCGTGCCCGAGGCCTGGGTACGCGACACCACCAGCACCGGTGGCAGCTCGGAAGCTTGGCAGCGTGGTGCCATGCTGCCGCTGTTCCCGAAAGGCCGCTACCGCAACAAATGGTATCAGACCGGCTTCGAAAATGGTGCCTATTGCGGCATCGGCATCCACGGCCAATGGCTTTATGTCGATCCCAGGACCGAAGTGGTGATCGCCAAGATGTCGTCGCAGCCGGAGCCGGTCGACGATCCGCTGGACATTGAGATCGTCGCGTTCTTCGAGGCGCTGAGCCTGATGGTCTAAGGCGCTGCGACGGCCACATTAGAGGCTGCTTTCCTGTGGACCCGCCGCGCTGATGGATGCGCGGGTGGTTGGCGGACTGAACGTGTGCGCTTATGGTCGCCGCTCTTTTCGACGAGAGTGGGAATGACATGGCATCCGACATCAAGCGCATCGCAGCCATCATCGCGGCCGAAATCAAGGCGCGGCCCGAACAGGCGGCCGCGGCGATCGGACTGCTCGATGAAGGGGCGACAGTGCCGTTCGTGGCACGCTACCGCAAGGAGGTGACCGGCGGGCTGGACGACACGCAGTTGCGCGACCTTGCCGAGCGTCTTGTCTATCTGCGCGAGCTCGACGCCCGCCGCGACACCATCCTGGGCTCGATCCGTGAGCAGGGCAAGCTGACCGAAGAGCTTGAAACCAAGATCGCGGCGGCGGCCACCAAGGCGGAGCTCGAAGACATATACCTGCCGTACAAGCCGAAGCGCCGCACCAAGGCCGAGATCGCCAGGGAGCGCGGGCTGGGGCCGCTGGCCGAAGCCATTCTCAACAATCGTTCGCTGGTGCCGGCGGAAGTTGCGCTCGCCTATGTCACCGAAGAGGTGGCCGACACCAAGGCCGCGCTCGAAGGCGCGCGCGATATCCTGTCGGAGCAGTTCGCCGAAAATGCCGATCTGGTCGGCAAGCTGCGCAGCTACATGAAGGAGCGCGCCTTCCTGCGCGCCAGGGTGGTCGACGGCAAGCAGGAGGCCGGCGCGAAATTCTCGGACTATTTCGATCATGTCGAGCGTTGGTCCAGTGCGCCAAGCCACCGCGCGCTGGCCATGCTGCGCGGCCGCAACGAGGAGGTGCTGTCGCTCGATATCGAGGTCGACGCGGATGACACCTCGCCGGTGAAGCCGGTCGAGCGGATGATCGCCAATGCCTATGCCATCGGCGGCAGCCTGCCGGGCGATCGCTGGCTGATGGAGGTCGCCGGCTGGACCTGGCGGATAAAACTGTCGCTGCACCTGACGCTCGATCTGATGCGCGACCTGCGCGAGCGGGCCGAGGAAGAGGCGATCCATGTCTTCGCCCGCAACCTGAAGGATTTGCTGCTCGCGGCTCCCGCCGGCTCGCGGCCGACGATGGGGCTCGATCCAGGCATCCGCACCGGCGTCAAGGTCGCGGTGGTCGACGGCACCGGCAAGCTGGTGGCAACGACGACGGTCTATCCGTTTCCGCCGCGCAACGATGTGCGCGGCACGCAGGCCGAGCTTGCCGCGCTGATCCGCAAGCACAAGGTCGAGCTGATCTCGATCGGCAACGGCACCGGCAGCCGCGAAACGGAGAAGCTGGTGGCCGACATGCTGTCGGACATGCCCGCGGGGGCAGGCCCGAAGCCGCTCAAGGTGATCGTCAGCGAGGCGGGTGCCTCGGTCTATTCGGCGTCGGCGACGGCGGCGGCCGAGTTTCCCGGCCTCGACGTGTCGCTGCGCGGCGCGGTGTCGATCGCGCGGCGGCTGCAGGATCCGCTGGCCGAACTGGTCAAGATCGAGCCGAAGTCGATCGGTGTCGGCCAGTACCAGCACGATGTCGACCAGTACCGGCTCGGCCGCTCGCTGGAGGCTGTCGTCGAGGACGCCGTCAACGCGGTCGGCGTCGATCTCAACACCGCCTCGGCGCCCTTGCTGGCGCGCGTTTCGGGCCTCGGCGCGTCGCTCGCCGAAGCCATCGTCGCGCATCGCGATGCGACCGGCCCGTTCGCCAGCCGCAAGGATCTGCTGAAGGTGGCACGGCTTGGGCCGCGTGCGTTCGAACAGTCCGCCGGATTCCTGCGCATTGCCAATGGCAGCGAGCCGCTCGATGCCTCGTCGGTGCATCCGGAAGCCTATGGCGTGGCCAAGAAGATCGTCGCCGCATGCGGCCGCGATGTCCGCGCGCTGATGGGCGACAGTGCCGCGCTGAAGGCGCTCGACCCGCGCGTCTTCGTCGACGAGCGTTTCGGCCTGCCGACGGTGCGCGACATTCTTGCCGAGCTGGAAAAGCCAGGCCGCGACCCGCGCCCCGGCTTCAAGACGGCGACTTTCGCCGACGGCATCGACGACAT
Coding sequences within:
- a CDS encoding serine hydrolase domain-containing protein, giving the protein MTGKTAFETRYGFRRNEVLLGNWRVGPFNRWSFQNLGELVPTARVTAPAGVEAPMRDLSGLLGEKVTVASAPETVAEFLLRSSTDALTVMKGGKIVGDWFAPHMDFGARHIIFSISKSVTAIIAGILEGEGVFDPEAPVTHYIPEAVRSAYGDASVRHVLDMSVSLDFEEAYLDPESAFARYRRATLWNPGGGTESLREYILTLQRLAEPHGQTFRYRSPNSDLLGLLLERASGQRFCDLMRKKLWLPLGAVSEASIGVDMEGTARTAGGISVTPRDLARIGEMMRQGGTANGRRIVPEAWVRDTTSTGGSSEAWQRGAMLPLFPKGRYRNKWYQTGFENGAYCGIGIHGQWLYVDPRTEVVIAKMSSQPEPVDDPLDIEIVAFFEALSLMV
- a CDS encoding extracellular solute-binding protein, with product MNWKTTASAMGLALLASTGIARADGELNIYNWGNYTSPDVIKKFEAKYNIKVTITDYDSNDTALAKVRQGGTGFDIAVPSQTYVPIWIKEGLVLETDPGKMENFKNVAPEWANPDFDPGRKYSVPWALGTVGVVVNTDVYKGPADSWGIIFNTPDELKGKVNVVPEMNDVIFAAIKYVGGQQCTDDKAVLKKVRDTLVAAKPNWIAMEYNTIEKMGAGDFKATSDWNGSALRQRLANPAIHYNYPKEGYGLWSDNVVVLKEAKNVENAKLFQNFIMDPENAAGLSAFHRYANAITGSDKYMPADMKDAPEVVIPAAAKPQGEFQKMCAPEIQDIYTKIWTELQK
- a CDS encoding serine hydrolase domain-containing protein produces the protein MDSYRNSDPRPPIMQGSPSAMVPPRLDWDRPPWNRWAFQHIREILPTAEVWRGAGHRHRIERAEVDLDGLAVEDSEGRPSTLAGLLDETYTDGFLVLKDGRIAYERYFNGMDERTLHLSQSMAKSVTGTVFGILAGRGLIDPARPVTDYLPELGATGWAGASVQHVLDMTTGVRFSEEYTDRYSDIGQVDVATGWKPVPPGSDPDFRWPSHMFELILGLKETVRPHGARFEYRSIETDVLAFIMERVTGKRLAQLVSEELWQKLGADESACFTVDSAGCALADGGFNATLRDYARFGQLILDDGGGIVPADWIEATRTGKHGPDFSASLPDGSYRNQFWIENSSSRALMCRGVFGQLIHIDWNTGMVVVKLSTYPDFSNMAYSVATLKAVHAIAAALA
- a CDS encoding Tex family protein, which translates into the protein MASDIKRIAAIIAAEIKARPEQAAAAIGLLDEGATVPFVARYRKEVTGGLDDTQLRDLAERLVYLRELDARRDTILGSIREQGKLTEELETKIAAAATKAELEDIYLPYKPKRRTKAEIARERGLGPLAEAILNNRSLVPAEVALAYVTEEVADTKAALEGARDILSEQFAENADLVGKLRSYMKERAFLRARVVDGKQEAGAKFSDYFDHVERWSSAPSHRALAMLRGRNEEVLSLDIEVDADDTSPVKPVERMIANAYAIGGSLPGDRWLMEVAGWTWRIKLSLHLTLDLMRDLRERAEEEAIHVFARNLKDLLLAAPAGSRPTMGLDPGIRTGVKVAVVDGTGKLVATTTVYPFPPRNDVRGTQAELAALIRKHKVELISIGNGTGSRETEKLVADMLSDMPAGAGPKPLKVIVSEAGASVYSASATAAAEFPGLDVSLRGAVSIARRLQDPLAELVKIEPKSIGVGQYQHDVDQYRLGRSLEAVVEDAVNAVGVDLNTASAPLLARVSGLGASLAEAIVAHRDATGPFASRKDLLKVARLGPRAFEQSAGFLRIANGSEPLDASSVHPEAYGVAKKIVAACGRDVRALMGDSAALKALDPRVFVDERFGLPTVRDILAELEKPGRDPRPGFKTATFADGIDDIKDLKPGMLLEGTVTNVAAFGAFVDIGVHQDGLVHVSQLADRFIKDAHEVVKAGDVVKVRIVDVDIKRQRIALSMRKDGGEGGAPRSGPRDNGGGRPAPRSPAPQRQPERPAQQGAFGAALADALKRK